The genome window ATTATCAATACTCTGATAAACGGTAGAAGGATTTTTTGTTAACGCTAAAAGGATAAAAGCAAATGAAAGTCGAATTTAAAGATATTTTACGCGCAAACGAGCAAGAAATCGCGCAAAATTCGGCGCGCTACGGACAAAGCGCGTGGCAAGAGCAAGATAGAAAATGCAAGGTCGAGTTTTTTAAAGGCACAAGCGGCGCAAGCTACTGCAAGAGCGAAATAATCTGCAATAAAAGCGTAAAAAGACGGCTTGAAAGGAGCACTGGATACTGCTTTTTGCTCTTTAACGACGCAAGAAAGGACGCCGGGCTTAAGGCGGGTAAAAAAACTTTTTGCCTAAAGGCCGGAGAGTTTTGGACGGGGCGCGTGGATAGCGGATTTGAGGGCATTTGCGAGTATCAAAGCAGCAGCTACGCCGGGCGATGCATCGTGCTAAAAAATGAGTTAGCCAGCGAGTTAGCGGCTTTTAAAAATCTAGGCGAAGAAAACGAAATCTGTATCCAAACGGCTAAGATAAATTTAGCCCAAAGCCTGATTTTACGAGAGCTTTTAGCCGTGAGCGAGTTTGAGGGTAAGATGCGCGAAATCTTTATGGAAGCTAAAATTTTAGAACTAATCTATAAAAGCCTAGGCGCGCCCAAAACGCCCGAAGCCGATGAAAAAAAGCGCGATTTTAGCGACGAATACGTAAAAATTTTAAATAAAGCGAGGCAAATTTTACTAAGCGACGTCCAAAATCCGCCCAGCATAAAAGAGCTAGCTAGAGCGTGCGCGACGAATGAATTTAAGCTAAAAACGGGCTTTAAAAGCTACTTTGGCGATACGATCTACGGGCTGCTAGCAAGCGAGCGGCTAAACGCGGCGAAAAAACTTTTAGAGCGCGGAGACGTCTGCGTGAGCGAAGCCGCAAAAATCGTAGGATACGCCAGCGCTCCGCACTTTGCAAAGATTTTTAGAGAAAAATTCGGCGTTTTGCCGACGCAAATTTTAAAACAAAAGAAATTTTATACGTAAATTTAACGCTCTTGTAAGGCTTTGCGGGCGTTAAATTAAAATCAAAATTAAACGTATCGGCGCGACTTTTTAAATTTAACGGGCGGCAAAAACGGCGGTAAATTTTAAAATTTAAAAGCTTCAAATAGCTTACCGGAGTCGGTTTTGCGCCTAAATTCGGCCTAATTTTACCGTAAACCGGCACGCAAGCTTGCACAAAAGCAAAATATCAAACGTCGCGCAATAAAGCCGTAAAATCTGCTAAAATACGGCAAAAACAAAGGTCAAAATGCTTCTTTACGTCCACATCCCTTTTTGCGAGAGCAAATGCCCATACTGCGCCTTTGGCTCGGTGGTGGGCAAACGAAATTTAACGAGCGCGTATTTTGACGCGATGGTTGCGGATTTTAGGGAGCAAATTTTAAAATTTGACGTAAAAAAGGGCGAGATCGAGACGGTTTTTATCGGAGGAGGGACGCCAAGCGCCGTGGATGGGGGCTACTATGAGCGGCTATTTGAAGCAGTCGCGCCATATCTTGCGGCAAACGCCGAGATCACGACGGAGGCAAATCCAAACTCGGCAAGCCTAGCGTGGCTATCGCAGATGAAATCATACGGCGTAAATCGCGTAAGCTTCGGTGCTCAAAGCTTTTTTGAAGATAAGCTGAAATTTCTCGGGCGTATCCACGACGCGAGGCAGATCTACGAAGCGGTCTCAAATGCCAAAACCGCGGGGCTAGAAAACATAAACGTCGACCTCATCTACAGCACGAAGCTAGACACCAAAAAACGCCTCGAGCAAGAGGCGCAAAATATCCGAAATTTGGGCGTTTCGCACGTGTCGGCGTACTCGCTAACGCTTGAGGAAAATACACCCTTTGCCGGCAAGATAAACTACGCAAAAGATAGTCCGAGGCTAGCTAAATTTATGATAGATCGCATCGAAGAAACCGGACTAAAACAGTACGAAATCTCAAATTTCGGTCAAATTTGCAGGCATAATCTTGGCTACTGGCAGGGCAAATTCTACCTTGCCATCGGCGCTTACGCAGTCGGATTTTGGCGCGATCATCGCTTTTATAACGCTTCAAATTTAAACGCCTACGTCAAAAATCCGCACGCTAAAAAAATAGAAAATTTAAGCGCGGACGAGCTAAATTTAGAGCGTATATTTTTAGGCGCTAGAAGCATCGTGGGCATCGATCAAAATAGCCTAAACGCCGAGCAAGAGCAAAGAGCGCGGCTGCTAAAAAATAGCGGAAAATTAAAATTTAAAAACGGGCGATATTACGCCAAAAAATTCCTTACTGCGGATGAAATTTCTTTATTTATCGCAGGCTGATTTATGCAAATTTGAGATAAAAAACGCTAAAATGAGCGCTTTAAATAAAAATTTAGGATAAAAAATGTTTGGCATGAGCTTACCCGAGATCATCGTCATAGCCGTCATTGCGGTGCTATTTTTGGGCCCTGATAAGCTTCCTAGCGCGATGGTCGAGATAGCGAAATTTTTTAAAACCGTTAAAAAAACGGTCAATGACGCAAAAAGCAGCTTCGATCAAGAGATAAAAATCCAAGAACTCAAAGAGGACGCGAAAAAATACAAAGAAAGCATCGCAAAAACAACTGAAACGGTGCGAAAAAAACTCACCTTTGAGGAGCTAGACGAGCTCAAAAAGGGCGTAAACGACGTCACTAGCGGCATCACAGACGGCATAAACGACGTAAAAAAGAGCGTCGAAGCGGTCAAAAACCCGGGCGAAGCCGTCAAAAACGCCGTACTGGGCGATAACGAGAAAAAAGAGGCGTAATGTTTGAAGAGCTAAAACCGCATTTAGTAGAACTTAGAAAAAGGCTTTTCATCAGCGTCATGACCGTGATCGTGATGTTTGTAGTGTGCTTTAGCTTTTGGAATCAAATTTTAGACTTTATCATCGCGCCACTGCAAAACACTCTGCCCGATAACCAAAAAATGGTCTTTCTCGAGGTGCAAGAGCCCTTTTTCGTAGCGATGAAGGTGGCGTTTTTCACCGGTTTTTTGTTTTCGTTGCCGATTATTTTTTGGCAGTTTTGGCTGTTTGTAGCACCCGGGCTTTACGAAAACGAGAAAAAATACGTCATACCGTTCGTGATCTCGGCGACCTTTATGTTTCTCGTTGGCGCGGCGTTTTGCTACTACGTCGTCGTTCCTATCGGTTTTGCTTTCCTTATAAATTTCGGCCAACAGCTCTTTTCTGCGATGCTAAATATCGGCGGCTACGTCGGCTTTTTTACGAAACTAGTCATTGCATTCGGTATCGCGTTTGAGCTTCCCGTTATCACCTTTTTCCTCGCCAAACTCGGCCTAGTCGATGACAAGATGCTTAAAAACTCTTTCCGCTACGCTATCGTCGTGATTTTTATATTTGCCGCGATCATGACGCCTCCGGATATCCTCAGCCAGTTTTTGATGGCTGTGCCTCTTATCGGTCTTTACGGGCTTTCTATCTTTATAGCCGCCCGCGTAAATCCGGCTAAAAACGAAGAGCCAGAGCAGGAAACCGGCGAAGAAAAAGAGGACGAATAATCATGAAATCAAGTAGGCTAGCCAAATGAGTCAAATTTTAAATCCAAACTCGCTTGACGCCTACGACTACGAGCTACCGCTGGAGCTAATAGCAAATTTCCCGACCTTTCCCAAAGAGGACGCGAGACTACTAGTTTACGAGCGGGCTAGCAAAAAAATCTCTCATCTAAAATTCGGCGACTTGCCTGAAATTTTACCTCCTTGCGATATTATTTTTAACGACACTAAAGTCGTAAAGGCTAGAATTTTCGGTAAAAAACAAAGCGGCGGCGAAACGGAGCTTTTACTAAACTCTCCGCTTGCGGACGGTAAATTTAGCGTCTATATAAAAGGCAAGGTTCGCGCAGGCAGCGTTTTAAATTTTGGCGAAAATTTGACCGCCGAGGTCTGCGAGCTCTTTGGCGACGGCTCGCGCACGGTCAAATTTAGCCAAAATGACCAGCTTTTGGACACGGCCGCGCTTTATAAAATCCTATCTCACATCGGCCACGTGCCTCTGCCGCCATATATCAAGCGAAGTGACACCAAAGACGATGAGAGCTGGTACCAAAGCGTGTTTGCTAAAAACGAGGGCGCAGTGGCGGCTCCGACGGCGAGCTTGCACTTTAGTGACGAGATGATTGCGCGCCTAGCCAAAGGCCGCGAGATAGCCTACCTCACGCTGCATGTGGGCGCTGGGACGTTTAAGGGCGTGGAGAGCGAGGATATCACGCAGCACAAGATGCACGCGGAGTTTTACGATATCCCGCAAGATACGCAAAATTTAATCAACTCAAACAGACCGATCCTAGGCGTAGGCACGACAGTAACGCGCTGTGTGGAGGAGTTTGCTAGAAGCGGCAGATCTAGCGGCGAGTGCAGACTGTTTTTAAATTTAAACAACAAACCCATCCGCCAAAACTACCTTCTTACAAATTTTCACCTGCCAAAATCAACGCTAATCATGCTAGTAACCAGCTTTATCGGACTTGAGCAGACTATGCGGATTTACAAAACCGCCGTGGAGCAAAAATACAAATTTTACTCCTACGGCGACGCGATGCTGGTTGTATAGCCGTGAGTTTCGCGTATATTTTTCTGATTTTTGCCGCATTTTATCTAGCGGTTTTGGGCGGTTGCTATTTTATGGATAAATTTAGAAGGTCAAACGGAGTGATAAAAAAAGAAACGACGCAAAAAAACGGTACGAGCGAGACCAGCAAATCTAGCGAGGCAGACACGCTACCCAAAGTCGATATTGCAGGCGGTTTGCTGTTTTTAGCCTCCTCACTCAACGAGGATGCGCAAAAAAACACGAACTACGTGCTGCTAGACTACGACATCGCCTATCCTAGGCTATTTTACGCAGATATTGCAGCCCTTGCAAAGCTCATAGATGCGATGGCGCAAACTTTCCTTTTAAACGTCTCAAACTCGACCGTTACGATCAAATTTTTGCTCTCAAACTACTACAAAAATAACATCAAATTTACCCTTAGCGTCCACTGCGATCACGACTTTTTTACGGTCAAAAGCGCGCCTCGAGTAAACATGAACGCTCAAAGCCGCAAATACTATGAAACAGCGATGGCGCTAGCCGAGCAAAACGGCTCAAGCATTAGATTTGAGTTTGATCACGGCGTGCGCATTAGCACCGAGATTTCGCTGCGTCTTTGCGACGATAAGCTCGATCTCATGCAAAGCTTTAAAATAAAAAATCCAAAAAATTTTAGCGCCCTCGTCGCCGAGCCAAACCCGCACTCGTTTAATATCATCAAAAAAGATCTCGAGTTTATCGGCATCGACGTGAAGCCGAGCAACGAGTGGAGTATCGTAAAACGCCACATAGAGGATATGATATTTCGCCCAAACGTCGTCTTTATCGAGGAGAGCCTGCTACGCGAGATAGATGGCGCTCTATCTACGCTTTTGATAGAAAAAAAGATCGCGCTAGTCGTGCTAAAAACCACGAACGCAGCGGTAAATTTAAACCCGAAAATCCGCGCCTGGACGCTAGTTCAGCCCTATCTATCCGACACTCTCGTGCGTATCTTAAATGAAGCTTACGAATTTGAGATGCAAAACGGGGATAAAATTTAGCTTTTTGAAATTTTACTCGCATTTTTTAAAGCCCGCACAACCGCCGATTTTGTTTATTAACGTCAAATTTGATCCAAAACCTCTAGCTCCAAAATGATATAATAAACCAAAATATCGGAGGCGCAAATGAATAAAATAACCTGCATCTGCCTGGGCGTGCGAAGCATGCAAAGGGCGCTCAAATTTTACCACGACGGCCTGGGATTTCAGACGGATCGCAAAGAC of Campylobacter showae contains these proteins:
- the queA gene encoding tRNA preQ1(34) S-adenosylmethionine ribosyltransferase-isomerase QueA — translated: MSQILNPNSLDAYDYELPLELIANFPTFPKEDARLLVYERASKKISHLKFGDLPEILPPCDIIFNDTKVVKARIFGKKQSGGETELLLNSPLADGKFSVYIKGKVRAGSVLNFGENLTAEVCELFGDGSRTVKFSQNDQLLDTAALYKILSHIGHVPLPPYIKRSDTKDDESWYQSVFAKNEGAVAAPTASLHFSDEMIARLAKGREIAYLTLHVGAGTFKGVESEDITQHKMHAEFYDIPQDTQNLINSNRPILGVGTTVTRCVEEFARSGRSSGECRLFLNLNNKPIRQNYLLTNFHLPKSTLIMLVTSFIGLEQTMRIYKTAVEQKYKFYSYGDAMLVV
- the tatB gene encoding Sec-independent protein translocase protein TatB, with protein sequence MFGMSLPEIIVIAVIAVLFLGPDKLPSAMVEIAKFFKTVKKTVNDAKSSFDQEIKIQELKEDAKKYKESIAKTTETVRKKLTFEELDELKKGVNDVTSGITDGINDVKKSVEAVKNPGEAVKNAVLGDNEKKEA
- a CDS encoding helix-turn-helix domain-containing protein is translated as MKVEFKDILRANEQEIAQNSARYGQSAWQEQDRKCKVEFFKGTSGASYCKSEIICNKSVKRRLERSTGYCFLLFNDARKDAGLKAGKKTFCLKAGEFWTGRVDSGFEGICEYQSSSYAGRCIVLKNELASELAAFKNLGEENEICIQTAKINLAQSLILRELLAVSEFEGKMREIFMEAKILELIYKSLGAPKTPEADEKKRDFSDEYVKILNKARQILLSDVQNPPSIKELARACATNEFKLKTGFKSYFGDTIYGLLASERLNAAKKLLERGDVCVSEAAKIVGYASAPHFAKIFREKFGVLPTQILKQKKFYT
- the hemW gene encoding radical SAM family heme chaperone HemW, producing MLLYVHIPFCESKCPYCAFGSVVGKRNLTSAYFDAMVADFREQILKFDVKKGEIETVFIGGGTPSAVDGGYYERLFEAVAPYLAANAEITTEANPNSASLAWLSQMKSYGVNRVSFGAQSFFEDKLKFLGRIHDARQIYEAVSNAKTAGLENINVDLIYSTKLDTKKRLEQEAQNIRNLGVSHVSAYSLTLEENTPFAGKINYAKDSPRLAKFMIDRIEETGLKQYEISNFGQICRHNLGYWQGKFYLAIGAYAVGFWRDHRFYNASNLNAYVKNPHAKKIENLSADELNLERIFLGARSIVGIDQNSLNAEQEQRARLLKNSGKLKFKNGRYYAKKFLTADEISLFIAG
- the tatC gene encoding twin-arginine translocase subunit TatC; translation: MFEELKPHLVELRKRLFISVMTVIVMFVVCFSFWNQILDFIIAPLQNTLPDNQKMVFLEVQEPFFVAMKVAFFTGFLFSLPIIFWQFWLFVAPGLYENEKKYVIPFVISATFMFLVGAAFCYYVVVPIGFAFLINFGQQLFSAMLNIGGYVGFFTKLVIAFGIAFELPVITFFLAKLGLVDDKMLKNSFRYAIVVIFIFAAIMTPPDILSQFLMAVPLIGLYGLSIFIAARVNPAKNEEPEQETGEEKEDE